Proteins found in one Salminus brasiliensis chromosome 13, fSalBra1.hap2, whole genome shotgun sequence genomic segment:
- the rabl2 gene encoding RAB, member of RAS oncogene family-like 2 — protein MAGDATSIPELEQDKYDADEQVKIICLGDSAVGKSKLMERFLMDGYRPQQLSTYALTLYKYTTTINEKPVLVDFWDTAGQERFQSMHPSYYHKAHACIMVFDVQRKVTYKNLSNWYKELREYRAEIPCLVVANKIDADMRVTQKSFNFAKKLGLPFYFVSAADGTNVVKVFKDAINLALSYKKNSSDFMDEVMRELENFELESKEESSSDKEDECKEGKTDSA, from the exons ATGGCCGGGGATGCAACCAGTATTCCCGAGCTGGAGCAGGACAAATACGATGCAGACGAGCAGGTGAAGATCATCTGCCTCGGAGACAGCGCCGTTGGGAAATCCAA GTTAATGGAAAGATTCCTCATGGATGGATA TCGCCCTCAGCAGCTGTCAACCTACGCACTgactctgtacaagtacaccaCCACTATCAATGAGAAACCTGTTCTAGTTG ATTTCTGGGACACAGCTGGCCAGGAGAGGTTCCAGAGCATGCACCCCTCTTACTACCACAAAGCACATGCTTGTATAATG GTCTTCGATGTCCAGAGGAAGGTAACGTATAAGAATCTTTCCAACTGGTATAAAGAGCTGCGAGAGTACAGAGCAGAAATCCCCTGCCTGGTGGTGGCGAACAAAATAGATG CCGACATGAGGGTGACGCAGAAGAGCTTTAACTTCGCTAAGAAGCTGGGGCTGCCCTTCTACTTTGtatctgctgctgatggcacCAACGTGGTCAag gTTTTTAAAGATGCTATTAACCTGGCTTTGTCCTACAAGAAGAACTCCAGTGACTTTATGGATGAAGTTATGAGAGAACTGGAG AACTTTGAGCTGGAGAGCAAAGAAGAATCATCATCTGATAAAGAGGACGAATGTAAAGAGGGGAAAACCGACTCCGCCTGA